Proteins from one Procambarus clarkii isolate CNS0578487 chromosome 8, FALCON_Pclarkii_2.0, whole genome shotgun sequence genomic window:
- the LOC138360841 gene encoding P-selectin glycoprotein ligand 1-like: MDYQRLMGGLSEIDYKGPETTFPGSQPTPAPKEPRTAFPKSKTLSSFQLFHLLLQKTPERDPSEEDTSEEDPSEEDPSEEDPSEPDPSEPDPSEPDPSEPDPSEPDPSEPDPSEPDPSEPDPSEPDPSEPDPSVEDPSVEDPSEEDCT; the protein is encoded by the exons ATGGATTACCAGAGATTGATGGGTGGATTATCGGAGATTGATTACAA AGGGCCAGAAACCACTTTTCCAGGAAGTCAGCCAACTCCAGCTCCCAAAGAGCCGCGAACAGCTTTTCCAAAGAGCAAGACTCTGAGCTCTTTCCAActcttccacctcctcctccagaaaACTCCAG AACGAGACCCCAGCGAGGAAGACACCAGCGAGGAAGACCCCAGCGAGGAAGACCCCAGCGAGGAAGACCCCAGCGAGCCAGACCCCAGCGAGCCAGACCCCAGCGAGCCAGACCCCAGCGAGCCAGACCCCAGCGAGCCAGACCCCAGCGAGCCAGACCCCAGCGAGCCAGACCCCAGCGAGCCAGACCCCAGCGAGCCAGACCCCAGCGAGCCAGACCCCAGCGTGGAAGACCCCAGCGTGGAAGACCCCAGCGAGGAAGACTGTACCTAG